Below is a window of Arthrobacter sp. ERGS1:01 DNA.
ACGCGTTGGCAAAATTCATTGACGCCGGGCGCCGCGCCGGTGGCCGCGCAGTTCGTGGCCGCGGCCCCGCAGCTGCACCCAAGGGTAAGAGCGACGTAGGTGAAATTCGCGCTTGGGCCAAGGAAAACGGTTACGACGTGCACGAGCGCGGCCGTATCCAGGCTGAAATTCGCAACGCCTACTACGCCGCACAGGGCTAGTCCCCAAAACTTTTGGGATGGCCCATAGGGCATGAACGACGGCGGGATTCCTTGGGGAGGATCCCGCCGTCGTTCGTTTAAGTGGCCGCCATTAACCGGATGGTGGGTGATATTGACCACCCGGCTGATTTCATATTTCCCGCCCAATTCAATGGAGTAATTGCAGTGGGCTGCATTTCTGTGAATTGCCTAGGAATATAACCGGAAATTGCCGGGACTCTTGACGATCCTGCTCAGAGTCCCCGACTGTCCGGGCTCGTCGGAAGCCGGGTGCGTGCCGGCCTAGGCGGACCGCGCCAGGCTGTGGCCGCGAGACACCCAACCAGGGCCCGGAATGGCGCCCCGGCGGGGCCGCCGTCGTCCCCGCGGAGGCCGGCGGGAAACGGCCGGTATTTCCCCTGTGGCGAACAAGCCCCCACGACGGCCCGGCACTGCGTAGCATCAAGGTACGCAGTAAAAGGAGTGTGGCGAAAATGTTTGAGCGATTTACCGATCGAGCCCGACGCGTTGTTGTGCTGGCCCAAGAAGAGGCCCGCATGCTCAACCACAATTACATCGGCACCGAGCATATTCTGCTCGGACTCATCCACGAGGGTGAGGGTGTTGCCGCCAAGGCGCTGGAGTCCCTAAACATCTCACTTGATGGTGTCCGGGAGCAGGTCCAGGAGATCATTGGGCAGGGCCAGCAGGCTCCCAATGGCCACATTCCGTTTACGCCGCGCGCCAAAAAGGTGCTGGAGCTCTCGCTGCGCGAGGCCCTGCAGCTTGGCCACAACTACATCGGCACCGAGCACATCCTGCTCGGCCTCATCCGCGAGGGTGAAGGCGTTGCCGCACAGGTTTTGGTGAAGCTGGGCGCCGATCTGGGCCGTGTGCGCCAGCAGGTCATCCAGCTGCTCTCCGGCTACCAGGGCAAGGAGCCCGTGGCCAGCGGAGGCCAGCAGCAGGAAGGCACCCCGGCCGGTTCGGTGGTGCTGGACCAGTTTGGCCGGAACCTGACCCAGGCTGCGCGCGAAAACAAGCTCGACCCCGTCATTGGGCGCGAGCAGGAGATGGAACGCGTCATGCAGGTCCTCTCCCGACGAACCAAAAACAACCCCGTGCTGATTGGCGAGCCCGGCGTCGGCAAGACCGCCGTCGTCGAAGGCCTGGCACAGGCCATTGTGCGCGGCGACGTCCCGGAAACCATCAAGGACAAGCAGCTGTACACGCTTGACCTGGGTTCCCTGGTGGCCGGTTCCCGGTACCGCGGCGACTTTGAAGAGCGCCTGAAGAAGGTGCTCAAGGAAATCCGCACCCGCGGCGACATCATCTTGTTCATCGACGAGATCCACACGCTGGTAGGTGCCGGTGCGGCCGAGGGCGCCATTGACGCGGCCTCGATCCTCAAGCCCATGCTGGCCCGCGGCGAGCTGCAGACCATTGGTGCCACCACGCTCGACGAGTACCGCAAGCACATTGAGAAGGACGCCGCACTTGAGCGACGCTTCCAGCCGATCCAGGTGCAGGAACCCACGGTTCCGCTGGCCATCGAGATCCTCAAGGGCCTGCGCGACCGCTACGAGGCACACCACCGCGTGTCCATCACCGACGGCGCCCTGACGGCGGCCGCGACGCTGGCCGACCGCTACATCAGTGACCGCTTCCTGCCGGACAAGGCGATCGACCTGATCGACGAGGCCGGCGCCCGCCTGCGGATCCGTCGCATGACGGCTCCGCCGGAGCTCAAGGCCATGGACGGCGAAATTGCCGCGGTCAAGAAGCGCAAGGAAGACGCCATTGACGCCCAGGACTTCGAGGGCGCCGCGGCACTGCGCGACGACGAACAAAAGCTCATCACGGCACGCGCCGAGAAGGAGCGCCTGTGGAAGTCCGGCGGACTTGATGACATTTCCGAGGTCGATGAGGAACTCATCGCCGAGGTTCTGGCAAACTCCACCGGCATCCCGGTCTTCAAGCTGACCGAGGCCGAGTCCTCGCGCCTGCTGAAGATGGAAGACGAACTGCACAAGCGCGTGATCGGCCAGAACGAGGCC
It encodes the following:
- a CDS encoding histone-like nucleoid-structuring protein Lsr2, which gives rise to MAQKIHVTLVDDIDQSPADESVTFALDGINYEIDLSANNAEELRNALAKFIDAGRRAGGRAVRGRGPAAAPKGKSDVGEIRAWAKENGYDVHERGRIQAEIRNAYYAAQG
- a CDS encoding ATP-dependent Clp protease ATP-binding subunit; protein product: MFERFTDRARRVVVLAQEEARMLNHNYIGTEHILLGLIHEGEGVAAKALESLNISLDGVREQVQEIIGQGQQAPNGHIPFTPRAKKVLELSLREALQLGHNYIGTEHILLGLIREGEGVAAQVLVKLGADLGRVRQQVIQLLSGYQGKEPVASGGQQQEGTPAGSVVLDQFGRNLTQAARENKLDPVIGREQEMERVMQVLSRRTKNNPVLIGEPGVGKTAVVEGLAQAIVRGDVPETIKDKQLYTLDLGSLVAGSRYRGDFEERLKKVLKEIRTRGDIILFIDEIHTLVGAGAAEGAIDAASILKPMLARGELQTIGATTLDEYRKHIEKDAALERRFQPIQVQEPTVPLAIEILKGLRDRYEAHHRVSITDGALTAAATLADRYISDRFLPDKAIDLIDEAGARLRIRRMTAPPELKAMDGEIAAVKKRKEDAIDAQDFEGAAALRDDEQKLITARAEKERLWKSGGLDDISEVDEELIAEVLANSTGIPVFKLTEAESSRLLKMEDELHKRVIGQNEAIKSISQAIRRTRSGLKDPKRPGGSFIFAGPTGVGKTELAKALAEFLFGEEDALITLDMSEYSEKHTVSRLFGAPPGYVGYEEGGQLTEKVRRRPFSVVLFDEVEKAHADLFNSLLQILEDGRLTDSQGRVVDFKNTIIIMTTNLGTRDISKSVSTGFNSGSDTQTGYNRMRARVTEELKQHFRPEFLNRVDDVVVFPQLTQDEIIEIVDLMVARLEGRLADKGMGIVLTPAAKVLLATRGYDPAMGARPLRRTIQREIEDHLSEKILFGEIKSGDIVAVDVEGEGDDAQFTFVGTAKPNIPDAITASA